A stretch of DNA from Halobacillus litoralis:
TTGATAGAGTTTTACTAGTTTCCTATCAATTTTATTACAGGAAAACCCGCATTTCGATAGGGGTCAAGTGATTTCGCTAAAATGGTTTACCCATTCTTCACCGCAGTTAAACTTCTAATCAGGAATTCTTCTATATTTCCACCTGTCCCTTTTGTGAAAAGACTCAATTCCGAGGTTTTTTGCACAAGATCGGATCCGCCCTAGTTCACATTAAAAGGAGCTTCGGAATGGAGAGTTCGATGATCCTGACAAGGTTTAAGAAAGTATATTAGGATAAATCAGCAAAATAAAAAGGCCATGGACTCCATGGCCTTTTTATTTTGTTGAGAACCGGCTGACGCTGAGAAGTAACCCCAGGGATGCAAGAGTCAGGGTTAAAGACGAGCCTCCATAGCTGATAAGAGGAAGCGTAATTCCTGTGACAGGTATGAGGCCTGTGACCACACTAATATTGATCATGACCTGAATGCTGATCATTCCGACGATGCCAAGAGCAAGCAATGAGCCGAAAAGGTCCGGGGCAAGGAGACTTGCTCGGATCCCTCTCCATAAAAGAATAAAGAAAAGACCAAGGACGAGTAATCCGCCAAGGAATCCAAGTTCTTCAGCAAGTACTGCAAAAATGAAATCCGTCTGAGGTTCGGGCAGGTAGAAAAACTTTTGCATACTGTTGCCTAAACCTAATCCCATTAAGCCACCAGGTCCGATCGCATATAAAGACTGGATGATCTGGAACCCCGCTCCTAAAGGGTCTTCCCATGGATGGAGGAATGCAGTGATTCTTTTTATACGATAAGGAGCAGAAGCGATCAATCCAACCATACCCGCTGCTCCTGCGCCGGCGATCCACATGAAATGACTGATCCGTGCCCCTGCTGTAAACAACATGACAAGGCATGTCCCTACCATAACGACACCTGTCCCTAAGTCAGGCTGAAGCATGATGAGTGCGAACGGGAACAAAATTAATGCTAGAGCTGGCAGGAACCCCTGCTGGAAAGAGTTCATGAATTTTTGGCGCTCCGATAAAAAGCGTGCAAGAAATAGGATCAAACCGAGTTTCATAAATTCTGATGGCTGGATGCTGAACATTCCCACTCCGATCCAGCTACGTGCCCCTCCACGGACCATACCTACTCCCGGAATGAGAACGAGCACAAGGAATACCAGGCAAATGATCATTATCATCTTTGAATGACCATGCCATACATAGTATGGGATTCTTGATAACACCACCATGGCAATCAGACCAGCGGCAGCAAATAGAATCTGACGTTTGGCGTAAAACCAAGGATCATCAAACTTATATTCGGACCAGATGCTCGATGAACTGTAAACCATCACGACCCCGATGATCAAAATTCCGAGTATGGCGGCAACCAACCATAAATCCGGCTTTTTTTTCTTCCATAGAAAAAGCCCTACCTCCCATCTAAGTGGAAAACAGGGCTTTAGCTTGTCGCACAAAGCCCTTATTAGAGCTTATGCACAGCTTGGATAAACATGTTGCCTCTTTCTTCAAAAGTACGATACTGATCCCAGCTCGCACAAGCAGGTGAGAGCAGAATAACGTCCTCTTCTTCTGAGTATTGGTATGCCTGATCGACGGCTTCCTGCATCGTTTCTACTTTGGTTACTTCCTCGATTCCAGCTTCAAGAGCCGTTTCACGTAATTGATCAGCGGTTTCTCCAAAAACAACCATGGCTTTGACACCTTTCATATGTGGGATCAGAGTTTCAAAACTCGTCCCCCGATCCAGACCACCCGCGAGCAGGATGACCGGATTCTCGAATGATTTCAACGCATAAGAGGTCGCTAATATATTCGTCGCCTTAGAGTCATTGTAAAATAAACGGCCGTTTGTTTTCGTGACGAATTGCAGGCGGTGTTCTACTCCGGCAAATGTTTTCAAGACCTCGACAATCGCCTCGTTGCGTATTCCATTCACTTTAACCGCTGCAACGGCAGCCAGGATATTCTGAAGATTTTGTTC
This window harbors:
- the spoVE gene encoding stage V sporulation protein E, which encodes MVAAILGILIIGVVMVYSSSSIWSEYKFDDPWFYAKRQILFAAAGLIAMVVLSRIPYYVWHGHSKMIMIICLVFLVLVLIPGVGMVRGGARSWIGVGMFSIQPSEFMKLGLILFLARFLSERQKFMNSFQQGFLPALALILFPFALIMLQPDLGTGVVMVGTCLVMLFTAGARISHFMWIAGAGAAGMVGLIASAPYRIKRITAFLHPWEDPLGAGFQIIQSLYAIGPGGLMGLGLGNSMQKFFYLPEPQTDFIFAVLAEELGFLGGLLVLGLFFILLWRGIRASLLAPDLFGSLLALGIVGMISIQVMINISVVTGLIPVTGITLPLISYGGSSLTLTLASLGLLLSVSRFSTK